Proteins from one Pseudarthrobacter sp. BIM B-2242 genomic window:
- a CDS encoding trehalose-6-phosphate synthase, whose protein sequence is MQTPVQEKPTAVPEGHPAPHGHRSPAKYDFMVVSNRLPVDRCAPGESGDDGSGWRRSPGGLVTALAPMMTKTDGAWVGWHGAPDETVKPFSHGGMDLVPVQLSTDDVELYYEGFSNATLWPLYHDVIAPPEFHRTWWDAYRKVNQRFADAVIRHADQGATVWVQDYQLQLVPRLLREARPDLRIGFFNHIPFPPPEIFAQLPWRKAIIDGLMGADLVGFQRPSDAGNFMRSARRFLGASVKQQQVHVKGHDGEITHIARAQAFPISIDVAQISELAHKPEIIERARQIRQDLGNPKTILLGVDRLDYTKGIRHRLKAFEELLNEGKLAVTDATLIQVASPSRERVEQYRLLREEIEGTVGHINGTYDTIQNTAVRYLHHSYPVEEMVALYLAADVMLVTALRDGMNLVAKEYVTARKNNDGALVLSEFAGAADQLKQALLMNPHDIDGLKDTIMHAVNMSPKDAARRMRAMRKQILEHDVDHWSADFLAALNEKVVRDDS, encoded by the coding sequence ATGCAAACACCCGTCCAGGAAAAACCAACAGCCGTACCCGAAGGCCACCCGGCCCCGCACGGCCACAGGTCGCCTGCAAAGTATGACTTCATGGTGGTGTCCAACAGGCTGCCTGTTGACCGCTGCGCGCCAGGTGAGAGCGGGGACGACGGCTCCGGCTGGCGCCGCTCCCCCGGCGGGCTGGTGACTGCCCTCGCACCGATGATGACCAAGACCGACGGCGCCTGGGTAGGCTGGCACGGCGCCCCGGATGAAACGGTCAAGCCCTTCAGCCATGGCGGCATGGATCTTGTCCCGGTCCAGCTGAGCACCGACGACGTTGAGCTCTACTACGAGGGCTTCTCCAACGCCACTTTGTGGCCGCTCTACCACGACGTCATTGCCCCGCCGGAATTCCACCGGACCTGGTGGGACGCCTACCGCAAGGTCAATCAAAGGTTCGCCGACGCCGTCATACGCCACGCCGACCAGGGCGCCACGGTGTGGGTCCAGGACTACCAGTTGCAGCTGGTTCCACGGCTCCTGCGGGAGGCCCGGCCGGACCTCAGGATCGGGTTCTTCAACCACATCCCCTTCCCCCCGCCGGAAATCTTTGCCCAGCTGCCGTGGCGGAAGGCCATCATCGACGGCCTGATGGGCGCTGACCTGGTGGGTTTCCAGCGTCCCAGCGATGCCGGCAACTTCATGCGCTCCGCCCGGCGGTTCCTCGGCGCCAGCGTCAAGCAGCAACAGGTGCACGTTAAGGGCCACGACGGCGAAATCACGCACATAGCCAGGGCCCAGGCCTTCCCCATCTCCATTGACGTGGCGCAAATCAGCGAACTGGCCCACAAGCCGGAAATCATCGAGCGTGCCCGCCAGATCCGCCAGGACCTCGGCAACCCCAAAACCATCCTGCTGGGCGTCGACCGGCTGGACTACACCAAGGGCATCCGCCACCGGCTCAAGGCCTTCGAGGAACTCCTGAACGAGGGAAAGCTCGCCGTCACGGACGCCACCCTCATCCAGGTGGCCAGCCCCAGCCGGGAACGCGTGGAGCAGTACCGGCTGCTGCGCGAGGAGATCGAGGGGACCGTCGGCCACATCAACGGCACGTACGACACCATCCAGAACACGGCCGTCCGCTACCTCCACCACAGCTATCCCGTGGAGGAAATGGTGGCACTGTACCTGGCCGCGGACGTCATGCTGGTCACGGCCCTGCGGGACGGCATGAACCTCGTGGCCAAGGAATACGTCACCGCCCGCAAGAACAACGACGGCGCCCTGGTGCTCAGCGAGTTCGCGGGCGCCGCGGACCAGCTGAAGCAGGCACTGCTCATGAATCCGCACGATATTGACGGCCTTAAAGACACCATCATGCACGCCGTCAACATGTCCCCGAAGGACGCCGCCCGCCGGATGCGTGCCATGCGCAAGCAGATCCTGGAGCACGACGTCGATCACTGGTCCGCTGATTTCCTGGCGGCCCTGAACGAGAAGGTTGTCCGCGATGACTCCTGA